A DNA window from Oleomonas cavernae contains the following coding sequences:
- a CDS encoding AMP-binding protein, translated as MPAPDQLHSVFSVFAGAGAIRLLIDALFFGAAGAVLATPLLVLIAAPQDERASAHYYSITGLLVGLGGIALLLLALLLRTIGLSIADLFLVLTLIALATIPTGLSLWPDHLFKSAAARLLRLAFRVEVTGVENIAKAGDKVVIVANHASALDAPLLAAFLPGTPKFAATAKDAEGFWARLLGKLIKIFPVDTSKPMAVKALISAVEHGTPMIIFPEGRVTVTGGLMKVYEGPGMVADRAGATILPVRIEGAEYSLFTRLSGKQHRRLFPKITIHVLEPRRLDVPAGLAGQRRRRAVGNKLYDVMIEMMFQSADLERNLWQALLDARRAHGSRSEIVEDQDRKPLTYNRLVMACLVLGRAIARLTQPAEKVGVLLPNTAGVAVTFFALIGFGRVPAMLNFSAGPSTMASACRTAKLKTVLSSRRFVAMAKLEDAIKAISEVAQVVYLEDVRTALKTSDKLWGLAASRLPRFLHGDLHTRPDDPAVVLFTSGSEGLPKGVVLSHRNLNANQLQVATIVDITRQDKVLNPLPVFHSFGLLGGLVLPIMAGVKTFLYPSPLHYKAIPELVYATSSTIMFGTDTFLNGYARAAHPYDFYSTRYIFAGAERVKDETRRIYGEKFGVRILEGYGTTECSPVIAVNTAMQFKPGSVGRLLPAMRARLDPVEGITRGGRLVVTGPNIMLGYYWPDKPAELAPPDDGWYDTGDIVEIDDLGFITILGRAKRFAKIAGEMVSLAAVEHEASILWPDFAHAVTNLPDPTKGERLVMLTTCPDAQRAKLSAHLHEQGLTELMAPKQIIHVPELPLLGSGKIDQQGVKALAEKLGKG; from the coding sequence ATGCCGGCACCTGATCAACTGCACTCCGTCTTCAGCGTCTTCGCCGGTGCAGGGGCGATCCGCCTGCTCATCGATGCCCTCTTCTTCGGGGCGGCGGGCGCCGTCCTGGCCACCCCGCTACTGGTCCTGATCGCCGCGCCGCAGGACGAGCGGGCCAGTGCCCACTATTATTCGATCACCGGCCTGCTGGTGGGCCTGGGCGGCATCGCCCTGCTGCTGCTGGCCCTGTTGCTGCGGACGATCGGCCTGTCGATCGCCGACCTGTTTCTGGTCCTGACCCTGATCGCCCTGGCCACCATCCCCACGGGCCTCAGCCTGTGGCCCGATCACCTGTTCAAGTCGGCCGCCGCGCGGCTGCTGCGCCTGGCCTTCCGGGTCGAGGTGACGGGCGTCGAGAATATCGCCAAGGCCGGGGACAAGGTGGTGATCGTCGCCAACCATGCCTCGGCCCTCGATGCGCCGCTGCTGGCGGCCTTTCTGCCGGGCACGCCCAAGTTCGCCGCCACCGCCAAGGATGCCGAAGGGTTCTGGGCGCGCCTGCTGGGCAAGCTGATCAAGATCTTCCCGGTCGACACGTCCAAGCCGATGGCGGTGAAGGCGCTGATTTCCGCGGTCGAGCATGGCACGCCGATGATCATCTTCCCCGAAGGCCGGGTGACCGTGACCGGCGGCCTGATGAAGGTCTACGAGGGGCCCGGCATGGTCGCCGACCGGGCCGGCGCCACCATCCTGCCGGTGCGCATCGAAGGCGCCGAATACTCGCTGTTCACCCGCCTGTCGGGCAAGCAGCACCGCCGCCTGTTCCCCAAGATCACGATCCACGTGCTGGAACCCCGCCGGCTCGACGTGCCGGCGGGGCTGGCCGGCCAGCGGCGGCGGCGCGCCGTGGGCAACAAGCTCTACGACGTCATGATCGAGATGATGTTCCAGAGCGCCGATCTGGAACGCAACCTGTGGCAGGCCCTGCTCGACGCGCGCCGGGCCCACGGCAGCCGCAGCGAGATCGTCGAGGACCAGGACCGCAAGCCGCTGACCTACAACCGCCTGGTCATGGCCTGCCTGGTGCTGGGCCGGGCCATCGCCCGCCTGACCCAGCCGGCCGAGAAGGTCGGCGTGCTGCTGCCCAATACCGCGGGCGTGGCGGTCACTTTCTTCGCCCTGATCGGCTTCGGCCGGGTGCCGGCCATGCTGAACTTCTCGGCCGGGCCGTCGACCATGGCCTCGGCCTGCCGCACGGCCAAACTCAAGACCGTGCTGTCGTCGCGCCGTTTCGTCGCCATGGCCAAGCTCGAGGATGCGATCAAGGCGATCAGCGAGGTTGCGCAAGTCGTCTATCTCGAAGACGTGCGCACCGCGCTGAAAACCAGTGACAAGCTGTGGGGCCTGGCGGCATCGCGCCTGCCGCGCTTCCTGCACGGCGACCTGCACACCAGGCCCGACGACCCGGCGGTGGTGCTGTTCACCTCGGGCAGCGAGGGCCTGCCCAAGGGCGTGGTGCTGAGCCACCGCAACCTGAACGCCAATCAGTTGCAGGTCGCGACCATCGTCGACATCACCCGCCAGGACAAGGTGCTGAACCCCCTGCCGGTGTTCCATTCCTTCGGCCTGCTGGGTGGCCTGGTGCTGCCGATCATGGCCGGGGTGAAGACCTTCCTCTATCCCTCGCCGCTGCACTACAAGGCGATCCCCGAGTTGGTCTATGCCACCTCGTCAACCATCATGTTCGGCACCGACACCTTCCTGAACGGCTATGCCCGCGCCGCCCACCCTTACGACTTCTATTCGACCCGCTACATCTTCGCCGGGGCCGAACGGGTGAAGGACGAGACGCGCCGCATCTATGGCGAAAAATTCGGCGTTCGTATCCTTGAGGGTTACGGCACCACCGAATGCTCGCCGGTGATCGCGGTCAACACGGCGATGCAGTTCAAGCCCGGCTCGGTCGGCCGCCTGCTGCCGGCGATGCGTGCCCGCCTCGACCCGGTCGAAGGCATCACCCGCGGCGGCCGGCTGGTGGTCACCGGGCCCAATATCATGCTGGGCTACTACTGGCCCGACAAGCCGGCGGAACTGGCCCCGCCCGACGACGGCTGGTACGACACCGGCGACATCGTCGAGATCGACGACCTGGGCTTCATCACCATCTTAGGGAGAGCCAAGCGCTTCGCCAAGATCGCCGGCGAGATGGTCAGCCTGGCCGCGGTGGAACACGAAGCGTCCATCCTGTGGCCCGACTTCGCCCATGCCGTGACCAACCTGCCCGATCCGACGAAGGGCGAGCGCCTGGTCATGCTCACCACCTGCCCGGATGCCCAACGCGCGAAGCTCAGCGCTCACCTGCACGAGCAGGGCCTGACCGAGCTGATGGCGCCTAAACAGATCATCCACGTCCCCGAACTGCCCCTGCTCGGCTCGGGCAAGATCGACCAGCAGGGCGTCAAGGCGCTAGCCGAGAAGCTGGGCAAAGGCTGA
- a CDS encoding type II toxin-antitoxin system RelE/ParE family toxin, with product MAVARLSPRARRELTEAIRRIAKDNPLAAEALHQTVIKAAALITDNPRIGFVREAWAGTSRRFFVVSGFPYLLVYNAERHPPLILRVVHGAHDLPAALRDR from the coding sequence ATGGCGGTTGCCCGCCTCTCACCACGGGCGCGCCGAGAGTTGACTGAAGCCATCCGCCGGATCGCCAAGGATAATCCGCTGGCGGCGGAAGCGTTGCATCAGACGGTGATCAAGGCAGCGGCCTTGATCACCGACAATCCTCGAATTGGCTTCGTGCGGGAAGCTTGGGCGGGCACCTCCCGGCGATTTTTCGTCGTTTCCGGCTTTCCCTATCTTCTGGTCTACAACGCCGAGCGCCACCCGCCGCTGATCCTTCGCGTGGTCCATGGCGCGCACGACTTGCCCGCCGCGCTCCGCGACCGATGA
- a CDS encoding type II toxin-antitoxin system ParD family antitoxin yields MATNVHLTPELENFARACVESGRYNNVSEVMRAGLRLLQRDEEERLRFLATLDEAEAEADRDGTFAIEEVSTEIDAIITGSR; encoded by the coding sequence ATGGCCACAAACGTGCATTTGACGCCCGAGCTTGAGAATTTCGCCCGCGCCTGTGTCGAAAGCGGGCGTTACAACAACGTCAGCGAAGTCATGCGGGCCGGCTTGCGGTTGTTGCAGCGAGACGAGGAGGAGCGCCTTCGCTTTCTGGCCACACTTGATGAGGCCGAGGCCGAGGCTGACCGCGACGGCACCTTCGCCATCGAGGAAGTGTCGACTGAAATCGACGCCATCATCACCGGGTCGCGCTGA
- a CDS encoding TSUP family transporter has protein sequence MEFLASPEILGLLFLVAIFAGCIDTIAGGGGLITVPTLLAVGLPPAAALATNKLQGSFGTLTASVAFIRRGEIDLGAFWPFILATLVGAALGTVGVRMIDASALAELIPVLLIGVALYVLLSPRAGDLEAHQRVSFAFFIGAVAPVIGAYDGFFGPGTGSFFAIGFVALLGFSLRRATAHAKVLNFTSNVTSLAVFVSGGHVIWLVGGVMAAGALVGAQIGAHLVVRVGARIVRPVLVVVSVSMALKLLIWG, from the coding sequence GGGCCTTCTGTTCCTGGTCGCCATTTTTGCCGGCTGTATCGATACCATCGCGGGCGGTGGCGGCCTGATCACGGTGCCGACCCTGCTGGCCGTGGGCCTGCCGCCGGCCGCGGCCCTGGCCACCAACAAGCTGCAGGGCAGCTTCGGCACGCTGACCGCGTCGGTCGCCTTCATCCGGCGGGGCGAGATCGACCTTGGCGCCTTTTGGCCGTTCATCCTGGCGACGCTGGTCGGCGCGGCCCTGGGCACCGTCGGCGTGCGCATGATCGATGCCTCGGCCCTAGCCGAGCTGATCCCGGTCTTGCTGATCGGGGTGGCCCTTTATGTCCTGCTGTCGCCCCGGGCCGGCGATCTCGAAGCCCACCAGCGGGTCTCCTTCGCCTTCTTCATCGGCGCGGTGGCGCCGGTGATCGGGGCCTATGACGGTTTCTTCGGGCCGGGCACCGGTTCGTTCTTCGCCATCGGCTTCGTCGCCCTGCTGGGTTTTTCCCTGCGCCGGGCGACCGCCCATGCCAAGGTCCTGAACTTCACCTCCAACGTCACCTCGCTCGCGGTCTTCGTCAGCGGCGGCCACGTGATCTGGCTGGTGGGCGGGGTGATGGCGGCCGGCGCCCTGGTCGGCGCCCAGATCGGTGCCCACCTGGTGGTCCGCGTCGGCGCCCGCATCGTCCGCCCGGTACTGGTCGTGGTGTCGGTCAGCATGGCGCTGAAGCTGTTGATCTGGGGGTAG